A stretch of DNA from Rhizoctonia solani chromosome 9, complete sequence:
tgatatcttatgtttttcgatcacgtgatcttggcgcttacaatgccgagatgccgcgccaagatgccgtgccaagggcgcttaggagagatccatgcttctgcgcagcccgcaatacgcttcttatttgtcCTCTACACTTCtatctctcacgcgcacagaccatgtagatagaacgttttgtctatatatacagcagggaaattgcttggagacaccaagtcgattttaccttgtctcttattcactagagaaggtaaccagccagctaagtagccggcccccagtagtaacagtaacactcacccctttacttgacctaccacacctccaggcctcaggccccatcgccatcagtagttagtagaaaaccgccttaagcggtgttagttagccttagataagtagattacataagcagtgtctgtagtagttacggccttaagcgcccaccactagcaagtacccaccttacagtggtgtacaacaaaaacttcaaggccttcccatAAGCTAGAACATAAGCGATTGGGGCCCTAcaaggtcttggagaaaattggcaggaactcttataaactggatctccctaaatccatgaaagtccatcctgtcttcaacattgccctATTACACAAAAAACCAGTAGACGAGTATGACCGTGATCCAGTCCCACTCcccccagttgtcacagctgatggagaagaggaatatactgttgaaaggatcctagactccaagaaagtgggtcaacaagtcaaatacttggttaaatggaaagggtatggaccagaggataacacatgggagcccaaggcccacttagccaatgcccctgaaaaattggctaagtttcaccgtgaacatccagaggcagctggaccttaatggggggaagtgtcatgccctagaggcgtgaccacctt
This window harbors:
- a CDS encoding Transposon Tf2-7 polyprotein produces the protein MKVHPVFNIALLHKKPVDEYDLVTADGEEEYTVERILDSKKVGQQVKYLVKWKGYGPEDNTWEPKAHLANAPEKLAKFHREHPEAAGP